A segment of the Cinclus cinclus chromosome 3, bCinCin1.1, whole genome shotgun sequence genome:
TGCTTTTGACATGGTCCCTGGCACAATTTTAGCTTTGGTCATTGTGTTTCCAGGTGTTACCAAGGGCCAAACCACTGCCAACAGACAACAGGGCAGTTTAGTAATGGCATGGCAAGGTAACAAgctctgtatttctgtatttaacaCGACTGTATGGATGTGGCTGATGATTCTTCTGCATAAAACTCCTGTTCTTCCCAACAAGAGCAAAGTGAACCATCTATATTTGTCACCACCTCTGCTTTGCCACCTCTGAAAAAGTGAAGATGTTTCATCCAAGGCAGTTTTACTTACATTCATCACATGGTTCAGTCTCCCTTGCAGGTTGGCCTCTTTGCCCTGGAGGAGCCGTGTATCAGCCTCCAGCTTTGCCTGGTGACTCACTGCTTGCTGCAAAAGCAGCTCTTTTGCCTCTATTTCTGCCTGAAAATCcctggaggaaaaaagcaacatgGTTGGGGCAGACAGAGCATGCTCCTGGATGGCCACAGGGTACAGGTACCCCCTCTCACCATGCACCATAGGGGATGGAGAGGactcttcaaggactttcctgCCATTGACACATTGGCAAAACAAGTGGGATTTTCAAAAGGGACACCTTTTGTGTTGGAAATGCAAGCACAGAGAGCTCTCAGGGCCTTGTGCATACAGGCTCAGAGATAGAGATGGGTACAATGTTTGGCCTAAGACCTTGGAGAAGGCTTGGAGAATTAGAACATTAAAGTGAAACAGACATGAAAAAGGATATAAGTTTGTAGTTTAagtagaaatatgttttaagcaaacagagATACGCATTATATAAACAAAGCAGTACATTAAGTAAGATAGTAAAAGATTTTAAGGTTTAGCAATAGAACCTGTTATAAAGTTAGTTAGAAGCTTAAGATGTATCAATGTGGGTTTGTGAAGTGTTACAGGATTAGTTTAAAAATGACGCATTGCAGCAAAGccacaaaaagcaaagcaattaatgATTGGTGCAAAAAGATGCTAACAAGTTTTGTGGAAGTATGTGACTGGCTAAAAAACTAACATAAGGCATTGTAACTAACATTTAAGTGGTTTCTGATATTGTGGCATTGGATGTAACACCTTTAATGTCTCATCACCCTTCTAGGAGGCCGACACCATGAGGCACTAAaccatcttttaaaatatctctCAGTTGCCCTGTCTCTCCTAATTTTAACCTCCCCATACACCGGGATGTGCCAGCACATTTTCTCCACCCCACCCAAAGAACCCCTCCTACCTGAGCTTGCTCTGGGTGTGCTCAAGAGCAATGTACTGCTCATCCAGCTCCCTGGCCAGCTGCAGACAGTgtctctctgccttctccaaACGGAGCCTTGCCTTGTCCCTCTCCCTGGCGATCTGCCTCACCTGGGTCCTGCAGACACAGCGAGCAGGGCATGAAGAGACCCCTCACACAGCCCACAGAAGGGCTCTGCTCACAGGGAGTCGTGCCCTTACCAGAGGCACTGCAGTTTGTATCTATAGGAAGTGCCAGCTGCATGCTGGAGGCCACTCCTGGGGACCATGAGTATGTTGTCCAAAGCTGcaggcagccctgccaggctTACCTGTTCCtccgtgctgctgctgcctctgcaagAACAGCACACAGATTAAGATCACTTCCTCCCTCTTCTAACAGTTCAGACAGGATTTCTGTTGTTACAGTCTATCAGGGATGCCCTCCCCTCCATCTCACAGATAAGCCTAGATCACATCCACCCCTGCATTCCCCCAGCCTTGGGGTGGCCAAACTCACCCTGAACCTGGCTGCAAGCACTTCTCCCACCCCAGGAAGCTGCTCACTTCACCCACCACCACTGATCCAGACAGAACCAGGGACACTGAGGATCTCTGATTTCTTCCAGGATTCAGGTGGCAATGACAAGTTGAGGCTTGGCAAATCCAGTGCCTTTGCTGACGCTGGAGAAGTGATGTGGGCCCAGGTAGCTTGGTCAGAAGGACACGCTGCTTCCCTGAGTGTTCCCCTCTgaggctgaggaaaaaaaaacagcaggcATAAGTCATTGGGGCCAAATTGGCAGAAGAAAACTGATGGTTTCCAATATCAAAGGGAAACTTCAGAGATAAAATCAATACTGAGGAACATTTTAGAAACAACCCCCAGGCTGCCAGGAGGGAGATGTCCTGAGCTGCCCtcgtggcagctgcaagagcaGGTTTGCAGGCACAGACCATTCAGTTTGAGCTCCCTGCTGACCCATCAACACCCAGTACCCACAGAAAGACCACCACTGAAAGTTACATCGCTTACAGGGACTTGTGAAAACTCTCACATGGGGACTGCCAGCCAACATTTTTTCTGACCAAAGAGCAGAAACCAGAAAGGTGATACAGAActcaaaacatttccaaaagcaCCGATTTTGTACCAGGTTTGCAAGAAGCCTGTCTTGAGAGAGCTGTTACCTCAAAGTCTTAAGCCGAAAGAAcctgaaattattcttttttatttattttttgctcaAGATCCTGGATTGAGCTGTCCTGCCCATCAGGATAAGCAGAGATTCACTTCCACCTCAGTGCATTAACATGGTGTTACTTCAAAAGCAAATGCCTTGCCAGTCCTTGGAACTGAAAGCACTAAGGAGAAAGAAGATTTTACATCAAACAAAGAAAACGTGGATGAAAGCTTGTTTGTGCACTAAAAAGAAGACAATCTGTGTCACATGTGAGGTGCAGAGACATCAGCACTTCTGAGGTCAATATTAGAATTGGGCTGATGTTTTTCCTCTCCTAGGATGTGCATCCCTCTCCCTCCCATAAAAAGACAAGGCTCAACAGCCCCCTGTTGTTTTGTATCACAATCCCACACCACCTAGGCAGGGATTACTCCTACTCAGGCAGTTCCCAAGGGAGCCTTTTAGTTATCGTGCAGTGGCTGCAGTACAGATCATATCTAAAAACTGTCATGCAAGTGAAGAACTCTCCCCAGGTCACCACGTTCAGGTGCCTGACTGATGTCTATGGAATCACCCATTTGTGACAAGAAGTATCTTGGCCTGGATTGTTTTCAGTAAACCCTGGTCTTTAGTATCCTTTCGGTTcgtttgttttggtttttttttgttgttgtttgtttgtttgtttttggcaGGTTTTTTTTGCGCGGGGGTGGAGCACAGGGAAATGGAAACCTTTCTAAGTGTGTGATGTCTGAACTCGTGTCTGGATTCCCTACAGGATCGTTTTAAAACATCAAACACAAACGAACTGTCCTGTGTAGGGGACTGGCAATGACTTAATTCCTCCTTACCAAAGGTTAGTGGAAATCACCTCATGGAGCTGCAGATCAAGGCCATCAACCAGGATCCTTTTTACAAACCTCATCCCACGGAGTTGCTGAGCCTTGGCTGCTTAAGAGACACAGACATACCGTGGAAAACGGGATTATGCATCCGCGAGGATGCGGACACTGCAGCatcggctcggctcggctcggctccgttcggctcggctcggctccgttcggctcggctcggctccgTTCGGCCCCGCTCGGCCCTGACCCCCGCGCATGCGCGGGCCGCGCGCACATCCCCGTCCAGCCCCCCGGATGCGTTTCCTGGGGTGAACTGGGAAGAGCTAGCGGCGGGAGTTGGTCCTGCCTCTGTAGTCAGCtctttctgcagtgctgtgtccagttctgggctcctcaggggAATAGAGGACAAGGAGCTCCTGGGGAGGGTCCAGCGGAGGGCGAcagagatgatgatgatgggaCTGGCGCACGTCTCATGACGAAAGGTTGAGGGGGCTGGGCCTGTTTAGTCTGAAGAAGCCTGAGGGGAACCTCATCAACGCAAACAAACACCTCAAAGGCGGGGGCCGAGAGGATGGTGCCGGGCGCTTTCCAGCGGCCATAAACTAGAACGCAAAAGTTCCGCCTCAGCATGAGGAACAACTTCTTTTGCACTGAGAGCGGCAGGGCACTGGAACGGGCTGCCCAGGCAAGGGAGGTCGCGGACTCTCCCTCTCCGGAGGCATTCCAGGCCCGGCAGGGCTGGGCGCTCTCCAGAGGGCTCTTCCAAGCCCCGGCTATCCCGTGGTTCCGTGCGCGCGCCCCGTGGCCTcgcgcgcccgccccgccccgcgcaggCGCAGTGGCGGCGCAGGGCGCGCGCGGCGGGCGTtgtgcggcggcggcggcggcgcggccaTGGCGGGGTCCGCGGGGTCCGCGGGCGGCTCGGCGCGGAAGCGCCTCATGAAGGAGGAGGACATGACCAAGGTGGAGTTCGAGACGAGCGAGGAGGTGGACGTGACGCCCACCTTCGACACCATGGGCCTGCGGGAGGACCTGCTGCGCGGCATCTACGCCTACGGTGGGCGGCGGGGACGGAGGGGGAAGGGGCGAGGAGCGGGGGGCGCGGGGCACGGGCCCGGGGGGACGAGCTGAGGGCACGGAGGGGCTCGTGGGCCGCGGCAGGGCCCGGATGTGGCCCCGTCGCGCCTGCGCCGTGCGGCCGCCGCCGGCCGGTGTCGGGGCCTGCCCTGACGGTGTTCCTTGGCCCTCGCAGGGTTCGAGAAGCCGTCGGCCATCCAGCAGCGAGCCATCAAGCAGATCATCAAGGGCAGGGACGTGATCGCGCAGTGAGTGCGGCcggggacggggcggggggggtgtGGGTCGCGCTCCCTGCCTTGAGGCTGGAAAGCGGGGTCGGCCACCCGTGGGCCTGGGCTGGTGCCTGGCAGGGTGCGGGGAATGGCCTGAGATTGGTGGGACACTGGGACGGGTTGGCTAGAACAGCCGTGGATGTGCCATCTCTGggagtgctcaaggccaggctggaagggggTCTGGGCAAactggtccagtggaaggtgcgacttcccatggcaggggggacgttctttaagttcccttccaatcCGAACTATTCTGTGGTTTTATGATGCGACAAGCAAAACGCTgaaattgcctaacttgctgTGATCCTAATAGTGGTTAGCGCCAAAGTTTATTAGGTTTAGTTACTGTAAAAAAATACGTCTTAGAAACTAAGAAGGATAGGCATCCCGCTGAAAAAATCTTCCTTGGTCGCTAGTGCAAACTACTAGCCTTGCAAATTGCATTGTCTTACCTGTCATttacttgaaagaaaatgtatgGCTGATGGCAGAAAGTTAAAGTGCTGGTCTGATAAGGAGTGAACGTGCCGGAGCTGGGGATCCTGGAGTCTTCTGTCCATGGTATTACTGCAGTTCTCAAAGATGCTTGACAGCAGATCACGCTCTGATCATGACAAAACTTTGTTGGCACTGTCGAGTTCTTTGCAGTGGAGGGGTGAGAGAGAGCAGAGGGGTGGGATATGTTGAAATTGCCTGTTCTGCTTGCCCAAACATCCAGAATATTCACCAGACATCTGTTTCTCAGGTCACAGTCGGGAACAGGGAAGACAGCAACATTCTCCATATCTGTTCTACAATGCCTGGACATACAGGTAATTTCACAGCAGCAcatgctaaaaataatttttactaaGTCACTGGTCTTCATCGTAAAAGTGTGTTCTTTAAGAGTGAATAATTGAAGCTTTACATTGAAATCTTTTAATTACGGGCAGTGAACCTCAGACAGAATTCTGACTGAGAACTTCACCGGACTCTCTAGCAGTGTAAGTGTTAAAGCCAGTCTGTCAAAGTAAGTTCAGATGATGTCTTGTAATCATAAGGTTGTCTTTACCAGCTGACCTCTTTCACCTCTTAGGGCTAAATTAATCTCTCAGCAGGCATTACTGTCTTCAGACAGTCCTAATAGCCTCATCAGCCTATCTGAACAACTGCCACACATTGCACAGAATCAAACCTAGATTTTGACTGACAGCTGTTTGCTCTTGTTCTGCTCAGGGGTATTGTGTCCATCCAATAGTTTTGGGATATAACTTGAATGTGCAGACGCAATTGAATAAAAGAGTGGTTTTCAGGAGGCTGGGATCACTCATCTGTCACTGGGGACATAAATGTTGCATGTTCTAAGTGGAAAGGaaagcttttgctttgtttattttaagtGCTCCATAATACTTTTAGAGGTGACACTTCAGAACTTTGTCTTGGAGTCCTTGAGCAGTGCAGGTGTTTATCTGAACCAAACACACAGAACTGAAGGGCTTGAaatttgcttttactttgcAAGAAGTGTGcacagtttttttgtttctttttttttttttttttagacaaatTTGTGTGATATATCCTTCAGCTGTGACATTCCACAGCTTCAGTTCTGTGAGATCCATCATCTCTTGCATGCTTGGCTCTCTGGCCTGTGATTAACTACCAtgtgattctgtgttttaaCCAGGTTCGTGAGACCCAAGCCTTGATCCTGGCACCAACTCGGGAGCTGGCTGTGCAGATTCAGAAGGTAGGAGCATTTCAGTCCCTGTCTGGAAAGCACTGACAAGGCCTGGGGCCAGTGCTCTGGTGTTTCTCCCGCAGAGCTGAAAGCCCAGCttccactttttctttctgttcctgaGAGAAATAACAAAGTATCATCTGATGCTGGGCCATTTGCTCCTGGGCATTATATCCCCTTACTTTGACAGTGAGAGGGtttgcacagccccagcagttTTTAAGGCCAGCGCTTCTAAAGCAGTTGTGATCCCTGAAGAACTGAATTTCCAGTGTTTTAAGGCCTGCTGTTGTGGAGGTTTAGGTGACAGACATTAAAAAGTCCCCTCTAACATCTTGTGCTAACATctctttaaaaaacccacagcatGGCTGCGTAGACCTGCATTTCTTCCCAAATGCAGCCTGAGGAGAGCTGGGGTAATTAACACATTTCTTTGCATCCCCACAGGGGCTTCTGGCCCTGGGAGACTACATGAACGTGCAGTGCCACGCCTGCATCGGGGGCACCAACGTGGGCGAGGATATCCGCAAGCTGGATTATGGGCAGCACGTTGTGGCTGGCACTCCGGGCAGGGTGTTTGGTAAGGAAATCCTGACATTTATTGTAACACCCTTAGCGTCACCTCAAGGTGGGGAGTGTAACAAGGTAACAACTTATTGCTGTTGTGCCTGGAAAAGGCTAGGGGGAAATCAATGGTGAgggtattttcattttctctgtttatgttttgcttttcattcttGAGGTGACTCTTTATGTGGTGGTTTGGTAAAAGGAGAAAGTACTGTAGTCCCTGAATCTTCAAGGGGATAAAAGCCATGGCCTACATAAATGCCAAAATTTGGCCCACATTTTTTTGTGTCCTGCTGGTTACTCCTTTGTTAAATCAGGTGCACTTCAGCTGGTACCTTCTGCTGCATGAAGAGTTTACCATTTACTGTTCATGGCAGTTACCACAGGGGTTGTGTTGGCACCACACACAGCCCTTACACAAGCTCCTGTCACTGGGAGAACGTGAGCTGGTCCAcacaaatggggaaaaaaaaatctgaaaaaattaGCGGCTGCCAAACCGAGCTGACTCTCAGACAGTTTTTGTGGATTCTCTTGACATCAAGTTCATCtggcattttgtatttttcatatctGTCCCTCCTCCACCAAAATGCCCTGACAGTGGTGGGGCTTACTTGCTTTCAGAGCATTCTCATCTCACAAAGTGAAATCTTACAGATATGATTCGTCGCAGAAGCCTAAGAACTCGTGCCATCAAAATGCTGGTTTTGGATGAAGCAGATGAAATGCTCAATAAAGGTAAAACATTAGTCTCCTTTTTACTTGCTTTCTCCTCACTTCTTTGAGATTCCAAGGTGTCCCAGTTAGCAGGCCCACTTctagaagttgttttttaaaaagacagttaTAGTTAGTTACAGGCTGTAATGGGTTAAGCTACACAGCATGCCTTGTCTGATGTTACTGATCCATACAATAATGTTCATCCCATAGCATAGACCCAGTACTGGATTCCAGATCAGACTGGGAAAGAGGAGGATGCTTGGGAGAAGGATATGCTAACTGTTCCTGTGTGGCTTGGTTTGCCCTGCAGGCTTCAAGGAGCAGATTTATGATGTGTACAGGTACCTGCCTCCAGCCACACAGGTGGTTCTGATCAGCGCCACTTTGCCGCATGAAATCTTGGAAATGACCAACAAATTCATGACAGACCCCATCCGCATCCTGGTGAAACGGTGAGTGAGTTTCCTTGGAGAGAGCAGGGACTCTGAGctgtccagccctgggcagTTCACAGTATTAACAAACCGAAATGTACAGAGAGTCTCTCGTGTTCCTTCTCACATTGCTGAGTGTCTGCAGATGTGCTCAAGTCTTGTTTCCCAGCAGGTGCTGACTTATCTCCCTGACTTTATCCTTGTCCAGTTCTGTGTGTTGCTACTCACCCTGGCTGTCTGCTTGTTCTCTCCATGGATAGCAGTCTCTGCTCATGGAaatctgtccttcacacttaCCCACTTCCTGGGCTCCCCGTGAGGATTTTTTTAGGCTTCCTGTTATAATTTTCTATTATAGGGcaggcaaaaaaaccctttagCTGACTGATCCTG
Coding sequences within it:
- the EIF4A3 gene encoding eukaryotic initiation factor 4A-III; translation: MAGSAGSAGGSARKRLMKEEDMTKVEFETSEEVDVTPTFDTMGLREDLLRGIYAYGFEKPSAIQQRAIKQIIKGRDVIAQSQSGTGKTATFSISVLQCLDIQVRETQALILAPTRELAVQIQKGLLALGDYMNVQCHACIGGTNVGEDIRKLDYGQHVVAGTPGRVFDMIRRRSLRTRAIKMLVLDEADEMLNKGFKEQIYDVYRYLPPATQVVLISATLPHEILEMTNKFMTDPIRILVKRDELTLEGIKQFFVAVEREEWKFDTLCDLYDTLTITQAVIFCNTKRKVDWLTEKMREANFTVSSMHGDMPQKERESIMKEFRSGASRVLISTDVWARGLDVPQVSLIINYDLPNNRELYIHRIGRSGRYGRKGVAINFVKNDDIRILRDIEQYYSTQIDEMPMNVADLI